The Drosophila sulfurigaster albostrigata strain 15112-1811.04 chromosome 3, ASM2355843v2, whole genome shotgun sequence genomic sequence aacctcttttttttaaagataatGTCTAGTTAATATAACTCTTAACCAATAAAATTACTAGCAGTAGTTGTTGGgatttaatattaaacaagtaatAAGATGGTTATAGTCTGTGAGACATTCGCTTCCCATAAAAGCGAGAActgtgtggtattattttaaaaatatgtcaaattaatataccaaaaaatattgagATATACCCAAGAAGTTTTaagtataccatagactaaacaatataccagattgtcaatcaaaaaCTAAATCTTGATAGCAGTAGCCGAATAGAccgacatggctatatcgtctcggctttATCGCTAATCAGGATGAAGAGATCACTTCTTTTGCCTGTTACTTACATTAGCTAGAGGCACAATAAACAGTGTGCCcatatattgcatttttacaATGTTAATACATCGATTCCATTAGAGATTCCATCAACATCCATCAACAATATTTAACAATAGCTGAGAATAagattatcttttttttttgttactttatCATTACCTTAGTTTCTATTTCTACTACTTAATGTTTGTAGAGCTAAAATCCGTAAATTCTGTACCAATAATCAACTAATAAGCGATCTTTGATAGCAGCTATAGTAGCTGCATTTATATAAAgcacaaacatatttatagaTATCAAAATTGTATCAAGAATTTTTGAGTTAAAGGTAATATTATAATGATCTCTATAGATTAACACTGttcttcttttcttattttgatCTGCTCtttcttaatttctttttaataaattcgGTCTCAGGCTTGTCTAGATTAATTTTCCAGTTAGTTAAACACAATAAGTTATTGCTTCATATTCATTGTGTTATTGTTAAGTTTCTGTATATCGACTTATTCCGCTTTCAGACTGTTTCTCTCCTCCAGATCTGTTGCTCTTAAATGCTTCCGCTCAACATCGTTTGCCGGCTTTGTCTTCCCTCCCTAAATATGTAATGAAATTTGAGTGAAAAACCAATTACTCTACCACAATGCccgaaaataattttgatttcatttcctGCAGTCCGGCACTTTTGTGGTCAACGTTGCAACCACTGCAACATTTACTATACAACAATatgaacaataacaacagcgaagtaacagcaacaaaaatgaaaagaaagaaaaagggAGTGTGGAGGGAGAAGAAAACCTTTAACAGACAAAGAACTCACGTGGTCTGGGCCATTGTTAAAGGTCAGCCAACATTTAGGGTTTTCACTTTCTGCCTTTagtcgaaaacaaaaaaacaacactcTCAGCGGGAGTTCCACAAAACATTTTGGGAAAAACTCAAGCGGGAGGTGTGAAATAATGCCAACTGAAAGAGAGCACAAGGAAAAGGAGTGCGGTGGACGGAGGAGGGGCTAAAATGAGTGATGAACATATGAGTTAGAAGTTGGCCAGAACAGAACCCCGTTGCCAAGTCCGATTGCGATGATCAAAAGTTCCGACCAAGCAGACAGCGGGCTTTAAGCCGTGGCTAACACAGTTGTCAGTTCTTTTTTCTGCTATTGCtctcgctgctgttgtagtttttgttgttgtcgttgtcgttgtctcgCCAGCTGTTAATGAACATTCAACTggctaattaattttatacatttattaaactttcGGCCCCTGCGGAAGCGTGTGGCATGAGGCATGCCACAACTGCTGCCATCGTCGCGCTCCACCAAACTATTTACCATACAAATCTAATTTTATCAACTTTGTCTTTTGCCTGCTTAACTAGCTACACGGACTGGCGGTTGTCCCACGTCCTGTTGCACCTACCCCCTTTCTTCCTTCACCTCCCTCCTTTCCTTCCTTTCATCCTTCCAATTTCTCTTTGAGTCCTTCTTGGTCTTGGTCACTGCTTCTCTGTGTCAAAACATTGTGACACAGTTCTGCTTTCTTACAATTTGCTTGGTCTATTTTCTCGCGCCATTCTTTTGGCTCATTAACGTTGGCCTTTGTTTTGGCCCTGTCATCATCTGCCGTCTGTCTGCCAGGAAGCAGGCGCCAGCCatccagtcagccagccatcCAGCTAGCCAACTCGCAGCCAGTccttttgtaatttataaatgtcCACAATACGTACGAACTCTTGGCCATTTCTAATATCGGCCCTGAGCTGCTGCTTCGGAGCTGAGTTGTGCTGGGATCGGCATGTAAATCAGGTCAAAACAATGCAACTGACAGGGAATTGTGCTGTTGGTACTGTACTGTTCAGTTACTTGGTTCACTCATTCAGTCGTTCGTCCTGCCACAATGACACATTCAGGACTCTTGCACAGTTTACTTCATTATTGGTTACTCAGCAATTCATTCACAGGACACACCTTGTAGTTCCTGCCCGACAAAGTCGCTCTcattcctcctcctccttcttcttctgtctTTTGCTTTGCCCTTTTTATGGCCATGTCCTTTTGCTTATCCTGGCTGACTAATgacaagcagaagcagaagcagcaccagcagccgCTCGCTCAGCTAGCACGTTGCCAATTCGTTCCCGTTGCCCCGGTCTTTTGTCAACGACTCTTACTCATAGTCATTGGGCCGCCTCAACATTGCTCCGCCCGTTTATCCCTCTCCAACTCCCGCTCCtgctccctctccctctcccgcTTATCCCGCTGATGTCGCTCCTCCATTCAGTTCCAGTTCTTTGGCTTTAATGGCGCTTgtcttcttttgctgctgcctgtgcCTGTGCCTGGTAAAAAGCCAACTAGGGgctgactccgactccgactccgacttcGAGTCCGAGACCAAGTCCAATGGGCGTGCTGCCACAAGCACTGTCagtggcaagcggcaagtAGCAAGTAGCATGGGCCAAGCAGGTGCGCATTTTATaacaaaagcataaattatttCCTACTGTCAGCATTGCTTTCATGCGGCTTTCGACAGTCGGACAGACTGTGAGACAAGCTCGTCCTGTAAATGGCACTTGCCTCCACTTATTGTTTGGCTATTGATTTGAATTTGCCCAAAGAATTATACAAGTTATATTCTCTCTATCGCATCGAGAAGTGGTGGGGCGGGGCGGTTCGGGGAAGGAAGGAGATTGTTTCGGAGCGAACTacttgtttaattgtttttcagtTAGTGCGCACTGGTTTCCATAGAAAGTCCACTCGATTTGTTTATGCAGAATAAAtgcacaataaaatataaaacaaacaaagagaGAGCCCGATGAAAGACATTTCTAGAGCGAcagttaatatttattgcttcATAAGCTTCTTGACTTCCAGGGCTAAAAATACAAGTGCATTCTAGCCtactataaatattgtttgtacatgataaatttcaatattttccttgtgtacttttatatattttttatttatttatttacctacaaaactgtttttgaatttgaaattaaattttaggGTATCTGCTCGTTGATTACTAAACTCTACTCtacagtttattttattaattgctaATCATGTGACTTGATTAGAgctaaaatatgaaattacaCATTTAATTGAGCTTTGCTTCGTGATTTTGCTCTAATTGCATCATTCCAAATTTTGTCTGACCATAACTAATAACACTTTAACTggataatttcaaattagagagaacgagagagagatcGAGGGAAGCGCTGTTAAGAGCAAAATAGAAAGAACagataatttcaattataatttaataatgacCTTGTCGATAATCTGCAATTGTCAGGCTGGCCTTAAATGTAACATATACGTACGTATAGTATATTCGGAAATTAAAGAGCCGAAATTATCAGCAAATTTGTTGGTCAAATGTGGGAAAAGCGTACAACAAATTGCGGGGGGAAAAGTGGGAAAATTTCGTATGGAGCTCAACGAGATGAATAATTTACACAAAGGCTTAAACAAAAGCTAAAATTTGCCAGccgcacacaaatacaaatggaataaatacaataaataaataattgatttgttgtttaagCAGACAGCAAATTGTGTTCAACcttttgtctgtgtgtatgtgtgtgtgtgtgggggtgtatgtgtctgtgtaaATGAAAGTTTGCTGGTGGTTATCCGAACCAGACTTTTACAGATACATAGATTTATAGATATATCTGTTTATTTCAActgaaatataattacaatgttgaaaaaaaaatacagcaagTACTAAAGCAATGATAGTATATATCATACcctataaaaatgaatactaAGCTCTGTaaaaatttattcatattgatataaaattttaaacttattaTGGAGTttactattacatttttactgtaataaaatactatgtttttaatctaatttaataattttaatattttttatttttaatttaaatatttccttaccacatttattacaaataatttaatttttttcaataaaaattaaaataaattaatcatttttatttttaataaatattttataagccTATGGCTTTGAAATATCTTTGaactgtatttatttaatgttagtgtattaaattttttaattgttttatttatttaaagatttattttgtaataaagttaataacaatttataaattcaaaattatctTTATGCAATAATAGTCaaattgttcttttttttttgtcattattttagtttgatttctttttcattatattttaaaaatattaatatttaattatattatatggtTTTTATTGACCAATATGTTTATTgaactctttttattttaactgaTTTATTGATTcatctatatttttaaaatgtatgaaCAAAATGAAGTTGTcacaaatgcatttaaatatttgaccTTAATTTCAATGCTCATgtttctctctatctcactTCCTGTTACATTTGTAGTGAGCTAGATATCATACACTTTTAACGCTGAAATGCGGTTGCTAGGTATGTTATCGAAGGGAAATTCTATTGCGCAATAATTGTGCGCATTGTGCGTAATCAAATACTgaacaattgcaaaaagtttaattgctttaattgGCCTCACTTTCGTTTCGTTGGGAAGCCCTTATAAAAGCATCGACTGTTTTGGTGAATTCATCACAGTCACAGTTGAAActcaattgcaaaatgaagGCAGCTCTCTTCTCAGCCACTTTGGTCGTCCTGATGGCCGTTGTCGTCCAGGTAACTTGTTTGTTGTCCTTTCATGCATAAACAGTGCTTTAAGAGTGTGAacactttgcttttgccagtGCCAAAATCCAAATTTCCAGCAGCTAATGAAGCAATGCATGGACGAGACAAAGATGACGGAGGCGGAGTTGAAGGAATTCATGACGGGCGGCATGAAGAGCACGACCAATGAGAACCTTAAGTGCTACACCAAGTGTCTGATGGAGAAGCAAGGTCACATGGTCAATGGACAGTTCAATGCGGATGCCCTGCTGAACACCCTCAGAAATGTGCCACAAATGAAGGATAAAATGGATGAGATAACCTCCGGTGTGAATGCCTGCAAGGACTTGAAAGGCACCAACGATTGTgataccgcattcaaaataacCATGTGTCTTAAGGAGCACAAGACGATGGGACCTCATCCAGGTGCTCACTAAGCTTGGTTATTCGATAAAGAAGGACTACTCTTTGGACTCGAAAGTGTTTTACaagaattttcaataaatgttgtttgtgtttcatATTGCAGTAAAGCAAATTTCTGGTGATGGGGTTTTTTCggtgaaaaaaaaagaaaaaaaaattaattggaAAAAGATGTTGTCAATAAAAAGAACTTATTGAAAACACAAAAGTGAAGTGCTAATAGTAAATtcataaagtaaacaaatttaatatttcgaacaagtaagaaagctgcattcgagtgtgatcgacagTGAGATCCCCTTTACGTATTtggaataaaagcaaaacaatgcggtattatttctaaaatacaccaaattaatataccgcaaaaatattgaTGATTTTGATACAATGatactatgtatatagtactacattcaaaatatattatagagtTCAAAGTATCTCAGTCATAGCAACTAAGTAGTAACACACCGCTCAATAAGTTCCCGGCCTAAGAaggaaaaacacattttttctaaaattttttttctattcatcAATATAGTTTCCATCTACGGCTATACAGTTATTCCAGCGCTTCTCCAACCTTTCGATGCCATTTTTGTAGAAAGATGAACTTTTGCCCTCAAAATAGGCCTCAGTATCGGCAATCACCTCCTCATTTGATCGATAtctcttttcttttatctatctatctatcttttTGAGATCTGAAAAAAGCCAGTAAGGCAGTAGTTCAAACCTCAATTCGTTCAATTTCAGCATTGTTGCCATAGACTTGTGACACGGTGCATTATGCTGATGAAACAGCGGTTTCCTTTTTACCATATGTGGACGTTTTTTTCTTGATCGCTTGATAACTTGATAACTAACGTagtaagcaaattaaaaattacgcttgttatttgattttgtcactgagatccagtgttttatGCACAGACTGACATGGCTTTGTTGTCtttcacaaagttataatacccttttacctaatggtaaatatttcaaaaattttaaattctgtcATGAAAACAAAGTAACTTTGTAATGTAAAggaatttcattattttaaagtagatagaaacatttaattttaatatgcgAAGTGTcattttaagaatatgcaATGAACtaaaatacataattgaaatatttgcaaaatatacaatgcTTAACTACACAAATTATATATCCCATATGGTCTAGTGGCTAGGATATCTGGCTTTCACCCAGAAGGCCCGGGTTCGATTCCCGGTAtgggaaattaatttttttaaatatatgaataaaaattgtgaataatagaatgaaacttaaaaatattcgGCTGTGTAATCTATATTATTACATTCGCCCACAATTTTAGAATACTTATTAAAATGCCATCTCAGAGATCATGTGACAAAAGCGATTGTGTGTAACCACTTGTGAGTTGATTAGATTTATTTATCTTAAGTGAGATCGATGTGATATTGTGCTCAGGCTGAAGATGAGAAATTCCTCGTATAAGGTGTGTACAAGGGCCAAGCCCAGCTCAGAGCTCAGACCCCAGCATCCTACATAAGAGAGGTGACAAGCAGGCTGACCACGTTACATAATATGCACAAGATGCGTATACCGAGTATTCCCCAAATGCATTTCCCAACGTGATTTATCAAGAGTCGCCACAGAACGCAGCGATGCACGCACGGACAGTTCTAGGAAGCAGCCATTGACAAGCGACAAGCGACAAGCGACAACCGAGAAGCAAGAAGTTGCAATCGAGTGAGCGACAACCTGTTTGGTACAAGACAACGCGATGTTGTCTACGAATATCAtttgtcaattttaataagtttGAAATCAAGATAATTAAAACAACGCGCAACTGTCTGCGGGTGAAATGCGGGAACTCCGACGAAACTTCTCCGGTAACTGCTTGGTTAAAGCGGTGGTGGCTGCAGTTGAACCCCAAATGGATGCGAGCAAGGCAAtcctttcctttttctttGGAACATTGTGACACCAATTACCGctaataaatcattttcacGTGTGCGTCTGTGCGTGCCCCATTCCCAcaactctctccctctctctctctttctctgtattTCTGTACTCGGGTAACATATGAGCTGCGCTTAATGGCTACAAGCGAGCAGTATGTGAAGGGACAGGGGCAATGTAACCATAGAAGATATAACATAAATCAACGCCGCCAGTCTTGCAACGTCAGTTCATTGCACTTGCAACACGGGGTTGAGATGGTGAGATGCTGAGATGGAGCACATAAGCACATAGCTGAGCCTGTTGCAGGTTGACAAGCCCTGCCTGGCGACATGATGAGACAACGAAATTTTCCTACGTATGTGAAAGAAAGCCAAAGAAATTCTTTGAAGGACAGTGAATGCTCCCACTCCCGctccaactccatctccatctccatctctataTGGCCATCCCACACCATTCGACCAGTCAATGACAATttacaaaaacgaaaaaagattCTTTTGGTCGTCTGCGCATTGGAGATGTAATCGTGACACGAATTATTGTTACCACAAAAGTTGAGAATGGAATTGGCAATAGAAATCTATTAGattctgtttaaaagaacaacactttaaatttattaataacaaagttatttagatatttttatgaaatataaagTATTCTAGAAAAacatcaattttaaaaatgtttgatttcgttatttcttttttcagtTTAGGGACTTTGTTTTCTTAAAATGGATAAATGTAATTCTTCACATTCACAtctttaaaaagttttttttctttaattttggtttatttggAACGTGTTTATTAGTTccaattttgttattaaaatgttgtatttcGATCTTCTATATTCCTTTTCTCTTATAATTTcttgttaaatttgtattatttcaaatattgaaatcgTGTCACGATCGAAAACACGACACGATGCCATCGCTTGCTGCGGATTCAGTTTCAGGCGAGGCTGAGCTACTTTGAATTGAAAGGTCGAGTCGTAGTTGGAGCTGTAGCTTGGATCGGGCGTAGCCATAGCAGCAGCCGtatgcatacaaatttgttgtgcCTCCCCCTGCCGTCTGTGTTGCCCCCATCTTGGCGTCCCTTGGCCCTCGTCAGGGAGAGACCTGGACACACCGCACTTGAAATTGTGCAGCTTGGCCATGCATATAATGGCCTGGCCTTTTATCAACTAACAAATacaggcaacaaaaaactttGACGATGGATGACTCCAGTCcgcagtcgtcgtcgtcgttgtcgtcgtcgacgttgcCTGCACTGGAAaactcaatttgaatattgttgaaactgaaaacaacacaaaaagaagCTAAAGAAAAGCCAAGCAAAAGCACAGACCGAGTCGACCAAAGACTCCAATATTCCAAGACACAGAGAGTCAGATGAAGACGaaaacgaagacgacgacgaataCAATGAGCAGGAGGAAGAAGCAGAGCAAACGCTCatgtgccacatgccacatgatGAAATGCAGTCAAGTTAAAAAGTGTCACTTGAGTTATGAGTTCATTGTTTGTACGTAGTTACGATGCCGCATCACAGAAAGGGGGAGTTaaaagtctctctctctttctcattctCTACCTCTCTCACTCTGCTTTTCAATGGGATATATTGTAaaagttgctgttgatttgGGTTTACGCTTTTGTTGTATCTTTGAAagggttgctgttgttgccttcgCTTCTTAGTGGTTGCCACTGGAGACCAAAGTGATGCTGGATGACTTGGCAGTCTGCTTAGTCTTGTTTATAGTCATGTCTCAAAAACTACAACTAAGCCTAGACTATCTgcacatttaataatataccatttcTGCAGCTGAATCTCATGTTAGTGCGCTAAATTAACTTGTCATTGCGAAAATGAAAAgctacaaaattaattgaaacaGGCTTATAAATTGAGCGACTTCAAAATGCTTTGTAATatcaacatatgtacataattaaaatttttaatatgaaaattatttaaacacaATAAGAATACAAGTTTTAAGCAATACATCAATGTTGTTCCTAtctaaaaatactacaatttagtttttcaattgaatagGCACAGAAATGGTGAGgtttataaattgttattaatgttAACATACActtatgcatacatatttgaaaTCTACTAATTGAAATACTATTAAATGTCAATGGTGTCCATATTGATAAACTAAACCTTTTTTTTGCCAGTTTATAAACAGgcttcaaaattaattttaactgCATATTAGGAATTTGTATTAGGGAACATAAAGActttattagtttattttaatattgaatatatttacaatttttattatgcatataaattctttaatataaatttctcTATTACAATctacaatttttcaatatttttgttgtattactgcataattttattaatttatttccatctaataaatcttaaaattaaCTTGTCATTTCCGCACATAAAAAGACACAATATTAATTGAAGCTACATATTAGAAATTTGGGctaaatttttttatgttgtttgcaatattaaatatgagtataaattctaaaatatatttaatactattaattaacttaaaattatgaattttattttaattctattattttcttttagaaTTAGtctatattttgtacttatcattaatttgaatgcttttttaataatttttttatattatctaTTTCTTTACAGATTTCAtatatcttaaaattaaatggaatatgTAAGTATgcaattatatttactttttttcgcAACCGAAGACAAGGCTGAAGAAATTCAACTGGATGTGCGACTAAAAGATTTCCAAAAACCCAAACAAATTGCAGATTCATCCGAATATAAATGGTAAAGTTTGCTAAGAATTTTTAAAGTCCATTAATGCAGCGAAATGGATTATCTAGTCTGTTATTGGATCAAATTATGTGTGGATTTGGCTGGCTGTTGTGTCTATTCCCATGACTTGACCGCCTTTCATGCTCGTATTGTTAGCGATTTCGCATGAAGTCGAATCGAAGATAAGTTTAGTTTTAACCTTGCATTATGTTCATAAATCAACGCGCGAGCTCAAAGAGCAGCAGTCACAGCAAATTGCTAACATCCGggtaatttgaataaaattctGTTTATCACTCGGGACGCGGCGGCGCAAACAAAAATGGCTCAGGCTCTGAAAAAGGTATGCGTAGTGTTGCTCTTGAGAGATACAACTATAAATAGACCGACCGACTGTAGGGGGAGCAATTAAAACCCGAATATTTGGGTTGagtttttcggtatatatttagGCGCGCTTAATTATGGCAGGGGAGAGAAAAAGTAGGCGTCTGGTAATGAAGGTATTGAAAAGGCGGTGACATGCAACCGATAATTAAATTCCAAACAGAGAGGCCAGAGCTGAGTTGAGGCATAGTTCCCACATCATAAGGATttagcaataaaaatgaaattgttacGTATGTAAATTTGAAGAGGGGTTTGCTAGGTCggtgcagcagcaatagcaacagcagcaggctgATCTATTTGGTCGTTACGTGTCTATGCATCTTGAGCGGGTAGCCAGAGTTAGGAGTTAGGAGGGGGTTTCCCTATATAATTGTGCAGAGTTCCGTTACTTTTCTCACATGATGACGAGGACGCGGGGTGGAGAGAGAAACGTGTACCCGCACATAATTGtgaaaaatacagaaaacTAAAGTGTCAACTTTTGGGTTGTAAACGTCTCTGGCAACCTCATACTCCCTCTACCCCCGACCTCTTCATGTGACGCCTTTGTGCATTTGCTTTCTAATTTGGGCACACGCTCAGCCCAAGAGGAAACAACAAAAGGGCCAAGTGTGCGACGGATGAGTGGGGGAGAACGAGAGGGTGGGGGAAAATGGCATTTCCGTTTTTCACACAAACATTCAAAggcaatttttcaaaattgaaattcattgcATATTGAAACACCagaccagcaacaacaacaaccacgacgCCTGTCTACACGTCCATTATTCCTCATATCAGGCATTCGTATCTATGGCAATGCATCGCTAAATAAGATCGTTCACTGCTGATAATGTCGAGGCCTTTTCCTATTCCTAGGCCAGGGCCAGCAGCAAGTGTTGAAAATTGCCGAGGATGACAATTGTTAGACCAAGCTACGTCTGA encodes the following:
- the LOC133841936 gene encoding general odorant-binding protein 56h; this translates as MKAALFSATLVVLMAVVVQCQNPNFQQLMKQCMDETKMTEAELKEFMTGGMKSTTNENLKCYTKCLMEKQGHMVNGQFNADALLNTLRNVPQMKDKMDEITSGVNACKDLKGTNDCDTAFKITMCLKEHKTMGPHPGAH